A single Watersipora subatra chromosome 7, tzWatSuba1.1, whole genome shotgun sequence DNA region contains:
- the LOC137399854 gene encoding protein O-mannosyl-transferase 1-like: protein MSSPRQKKSPSKSLAVSRRSRSRTRKSNQYLFAGRNSSLSQPRMFTNGHTNGVTRNKSSTSSLSRSKSRRTRSIHRPRKTKGFPTTVQLDIISLGLFSFALFFRVWNIAFPSSIVFDELISGAQITGYVRREMYFNLGPPLFPQLLAAAAYLYGNYSAAFEFKEVGTEYSSDVPYVMWRLISGISGAVLASAVYHLLRATQASITSSIIASSFLAIDPSLIVQSRIYSPDTLVMTFSMLALCFALHHIRDESSTSPASGSIVASGFFSALSISMKYSSIFTHLLLFYLVASNLWKNVSDGLYSTRCLCRRFLVITISLVIVPLVVYLSSWSLHVIWLNRASSPASSHHTFTSFQPKEAEFISQPVTNGTSITLRHAHGRSCWLHSHNLLYPKRYEDGRGSSHQQQVTCYPYADINNRWIVVKVYSQDIQEPSYMDAALRDGDIISLMHESTGRLLNSHDVAAPMSPSKQEVSCFIDHQMSLPMQAAWVLEVDQQAEARGEWLSKSSEVKLIHVNTSAALSVTSKQLPAWGGGQFELVADPFTFHENTLWIADDIIFSAHAVYKKASSHAANITIGSTLKKVYKLHRDIFFNYYEYPEDHGYSSSLLAWPLGYQNLLYWLSPTGNAQIHMLPNIIAWISSLLALSCLCLLYLLHPLLSRRIVLPSVEHTGLHRQLLICFGGYCLNLLPYLLTEGPLLLYNYLPALVFCHMSLGYIHQQSEHFLRWWGQMTLRALMLALVICSFLFTQHLFPLIYGLPDEQSSVIRQLETFTSWKFIHPSD, encoded by the exons GCTGGTCGGAACAGCTCCTTATCGCAACCGAGAATGTTTACTAACGGACACACAAATGGAGTCACCCGAAACAAGTCTTCCACATCGTCTCTCAGCAGATCGAAAAGTCGACGAACAAGGAGCATTCACCGACCTCGCAAAACTAAAGGCTTTCCCACAACTGTGCAGTTAGATATTATCTCTCTCGGATTATTTTCCTTTGCCCTGTTTTTTAGGGTGTGGAACATCGCTTTTCCTTCCTCCATTGT GTTTGATGAGCTGATCTCAGGAGCTCAGATCACAGGCTATGTCAGAAGAGAGATGTACTTTAATCTGGGCCCTCCTCTCTTTCCACAACTTCTTGCTGCTGCAG CTTATCTCTATGGAAACTATTCAGCAGCATTTGAGTTCAAGGAAGTTGGCACAG AGTACTCTAGCGATGTGCCATATGTGATGTGGAGGCTTATATCTGGCATCTCTGGGGCAGTTCTTGCTTCAGCTGTTTATCATCTACTGAGAGCAACTCAAGCCAGTATTACCTCTTCTATTATAGCTTCATCTTTCTTAGCCATTG ATCCATCTCTAATAGTGCAGAGCAGGATATATAGCCCTGATACTCTTGTCATGACTTTCTCTATGCTTGCCCTTTGCTTTGCTCTGCACCACATCCGGGATGAGTCATCAACGTCACCAGCTTCAGGCTCTATAGTAGCTTCCGGATTCTTCTCAGCTCTCTCTATCAG TATGAAGTATTCATCTATCTTCACACACCTCCTCCTCTTCTACTTGGTAGCTTCCAATCTCTGGAAGAACGTATCTGATGGTTTATACTCTACG AGGTGTCTCTGTCGAAGGTTCCTTGTGATAACTATTTCCCTGGTGATTGTACCTCTAGTAGTCTACCTGTCCAGCTGGAGCCTACATGTCATATGGCTGAACAGAGCCAGTTCACCAGCATCCAGTCATCACACTTTTACTTCTTTCCAG CCGAAAGAAGCAGAGTTCATTTCACAGCCAGTAACAAATGGCACATCAATAACGCTACGTCATGCTCACGGCAGATCTTGTTGGCTCCATTCACACAACCTGCTCTACCCAAAGAG GTATGAGGATGGTAGAGGCAGCAGTCACCAACAGCAAGTCACTTGCTACCCTTACGCTGACATTAACAACAGGTGGATAGTCGTCAAGGTATATTCACAAG ACATTCAGGAGCCATCATACATGGATGCTGCTCTTAGAGATGGTGACATCATTTCTCTTATGCATGAGTCTACTGGAAGACTGCTTAACAG tcatgatGTCGCTGCACCTATGTCACCCAGCAAACAGGAAGTCTCTTGCTTTATCGACCACCAGATGTCTCTACCCATGCAGGCAGCATGGGTGCTG gagGTAGACCAGCAAGCAGAGGCAAGAGGAGAGTGGTTAAGCAAGTCATCAGAAGTGAAGCTCATCCATGTCAACACATCAGCTGCTTTGTCT GTAACCAGCAAGCAGCTTCCTGCTTGGGGAGGTGGCCAGTTCGAACTTGTAGCCGATCCATTTACATTTCATGAGAATACCCTCTGGATAGCCGATGACATCATTTTTTCTGCACACGCCGTATATAAAAAGGCATCATCTCATGCTGCCAACATAACTATTGGCTCAACATTAAAGAAAGTATACAAGCTTCAT AGAGATATATTCTTCAACTACTATGAGTATCCAGAAGACCACGGTTATAGCAGTTCACTCCTTGCTTGGCCCCTCGGATACCAGAACCTCCTTTACTGGCTCTCTCCCACTGGCAAT GCGCAGATACACATGTTGCCCAACATTATTGCTTGGATATCATCTCTGTTGGCTCTTTCTTGCCTCTGTCTGTTATATCTACTCCATCCATTGCTGTCTAGGAGAATAGTTCTACCATCTGTTGAGCACACAG GCTTACACAGACAACTGCTGATATGTTTTGGAGGCTACTGTTTGAATCTGCTACCTTACCTTCTGACGGAAGGGCCATTACTCTTATATAACTACCTACCTGCACTCGTCTTCTGTCATATGTCACTAGGCTATATTCATCAACAAAGTGAACACTTCTTAAG GTGGTGGGGCCAGATGACTTTGCGTGCTCTCATGTTAGCATTAGTTATCTGCTCCTTCCTTTTTACTCAACATCTCTTCCCTCTCATCTATGGGCTGCCTGATGAACAGTCATCCGTAATTAGACAGTTGGAGACGTTCACTTCTTGGAAATTTATTCACCCTTCAgattga